In Dromaius novaehollandiae isolate bDroNov1 chromosome 31, bDroNov1.hap1, whole genome shotgun sequence, a genomic segment contains:
- the ZBTB45 gene encoding zinc finger and BTB domain-containing protein 45 isoform X2 codes for MISAHFRSGPSEHGGGFSMAASPGSDAISAAAAGSAPSRCFRAAGAGGGGSGGDREVSAELAAVPAGVPAAHRRPCSLPASPGPAMAEAVHYIHLQNFSKSLLETLNGQRLGGHFCDVTIKTVIDECTQIISQGRGPKALPAARPPAPPAEAPAEAEVPGGAQARDKLRELLAAAQRDADGRFGPPEPAPSCHSRKQRQPLRLQLPVKEEEEGSGGGEEGFAPAPFAAATEEPPFFGAPEVFAEAFLPPWPAEDGAKFGPDCSLEAAGRALAFGKAPAGAEAFAFAPVQPPPPFYEAGAEAGLSPGAPAAPAAPRPGPSRCPELSYQCGHCQKTFSSRKNYTKHMFIHSGEKPHQCSICWRSFSLRDYLLKHMVTHTGVRAFQCGVCCKRFTQKSSLNVHMRTHRPERFQCRLCTKGFSHRTLLERHAAASHPAPPPPPPADAWQPEPPPPPPPAEAGLAAWQGAEAGPA; via the exons ATGATCTCAGCTCACTTCCGCTCCGGCCCCTCTGAGCACGGGGGAGGCTTCTCTATGGCAGCCTCCCCCGGAAGTGACGCGAtcagcgcggcggccgccggaaGTGCTCCCTCGAGGTGCTTCCGGGCGgctggggctggcggcggcggttCCGGAGGGGACCGGGAG GTGTCTGCAGAGCTCGCTGCCGTCCCCGCCGGCGTCCCCGCTGCCCACCGGCGTCCCTGCTCCCTGCCGGCGTCCCCTGGCCCGGCCATGGCGGAGGCGGTGCACTACATCCACCTGCAGAACTTCAGCAAGTCGCTGCTGGAGACCCTCAACGGGCAGCGCCTGGGCGGCCACTTCTGCGACGTGACG ATCAAGACGGTCATCGACGAGTGCACCCAGATCATCTCGCAGGGCCGCGGCCCCaaggcgctgcccgccgcccgcccgcccgcgccgcccgccgaggCCCCGGCGGAGGCCGAggtgcccgggggggcccaggcgcgCGACAagctgcgggagctgctggcggcggcgcagCGCGATGCCGACGGGCGCTTCGGGCCGCCCGAGCCGGCGCCCAGCTGCCACAGCCGCAAGCAGCGCCAGCCGCTGCGGCTCCAGCTGCCCgtcaaggaggaggaggagggcagcggcggcggcgaggaagGCTTCGCCCCGGCGCCCTTCGCCGCCGCCACCGAGGAGCCGCCGTTCTTCGGGGCGCCCGAGGTCTTCGCTGAGGCCTTCCTGCCGCCCTGGCCCGCCGAGGACGGGGCCAAGTTCGGGCCCGACTGCAGCCTggaggcggcgggccgggcgTTGGCCTTCGGGAAGGCGCCGGCGGGCGCCGAGGCCTTCGCCTTCGCCCCggtgcagccgccgccgccgttctacgaggccggggccgaggcggggctgagccccggagcccccgcggcccctgctgccccccggcccggcccctcgcgCTGCCCCGAGCTCTCCTACCAGTGCGGCCACTGCCAGAAGACCTTCAGCTCCCGCAAGAACTACACCAAGCACATGTTCATCCACTCCG GCGAGAAGCCCCACCAGTGCTCGATCTGCTGGCGCTCCTTCTCGCTGCGCGACTACCTGCTGAAGCACATGGTGACGCACACGGGCGTGCGCGCCTTCCAGTGTGGCGTCTGCTGCAAGCGCTTCACCCAGAAGAGCTCCCTCAACGTCCACATGCGCACCCACCGCCCCGAGCGCTTCCAGTGCCGCCTCTGCACCAAGGGCTTCTCCCACCGCACCCTCCTGGAGCGCCACGCCGCCGCCAGccaccccgcgccgcccccgccgccgcccgccgatGCCTGGcagcccgagccgccgccgcccccgccgcccgccgaggcCGGCCTGGCTGCGTGGCAGGGTGCCGAAGCCGGCCCGGCGTGA
- the LOC135324108 gene encoding zinc finger protein 696-like, translated as MGEKPNACPYCGKGFRRSSHLTRHLGTHGGGAAAEPAGAPAPRPYACERCGKAFGRSAHLARHRETHSGERPYRCGCCGKAFRRSAHLTRHRGTHTGERPFACGLCGKAFTRAAHLARHRLTHTGERPFPCGDCGKSFARAAHLARHRATHTGERPHKCAGCGKAFAAAAHLLRHQRTHRA; from the coding sequence ATGGGGGAGAAGCCCAACGCGTGCCCCTACTGCGGCAAAGGCTTCCGCCGGAGCTCCCACCTGACGCGGCACCTGGGCACccacggcggcggggcggcggcggagccggccggggcgccggcgccgcggccctaCGCCTGCGAGCGCTGCGGCAAGGCCTTCGGGCGCAGCGCCCACCTGGCCCGCCACCGCGAGACCCACTCGGGCGAGCGGCCCTACCGCTGCGGCTGCTGCGGCAAGGCCTTCCGCCGCAGCGCCCACCTCACCCGCCACCGCGGCACCCACACCGGCGAGCGCCCCTTCGCCTGCGGCCTCTGCGGCAAGGCCTTCACCCGCGCCGCCCACCTCGCCCGCCACCGCCTCACCCACACCGGCGAGCGGCCCTTCCCCTGCGGCGACTGCGGCAAGAGCTTCGCCCGCGCCGCCCACCTCGCCCGCCACCGCGCCACCCACACGGGCGAGCGGCCCCACAAGTGCGCGGGTTGCGGCAAGgccttcgccgccgccgcccacctcCTGCGGCACCAGCGCACCCACCGCGCgtag
- the THAP7 gene encoding THAP domain-containing protein 7 isoform X1: MPRHCSAAGCCTRDTRETRNRGISFHRLPKKDNPRRAMWLENSRRRDPSGQGRWDPASKYIYFCSKHFEKSCFEIVGFSGYHRLKEGAVPTVFESATPKPPRAAKPKPPAPPSDPPKPLRASRRWRRDPAPPPPEPPFAAADASCFPRDGDDPAVPAGHRGGVPALPGPSGALPDGTAAATGDGEAATAPALPEGPGPDPDPAPARPASPSLYMLRLPPPAGAYIQSEHSYQVGSALLWKRRAEAALDALDKAQRQLQACKRREQRLRLRVGELQRERRAPAEPRRPPKGPPRGLPLQLLRDGQ; the protein is encoded by the exons ATGCCCCGTCACTGCTCTGCTGCCGGCTGTTGCACCCGCGACACCCGGGAGACCCGCAACCGAGGCATCTCCTTCCACCG gCTGCCCAAGAAGGACAACCCGCGGCGCGCCATGTGGCTGGAGAACAGCCGCCGGCGGGACCCCAGCGGGCAGGGCCGCTGGGACCCCGCCTCCAAGTACATCTACTTCTGCTCCAAGCACTTCGAGAAGAGCTGCTTTGAGATAGTCGGCTTCAG CGGGTACCACCGCCTCAAGGAAGGCGCCGTTCCCACCGTCTTCGAGTCGgccacccccaaacccccccgggcCGCCAAGCCGAagccccccgcaccccccagcgacccccccaagcccctccgggccagcaggaggtggag ACGGgacccggcccctccgccgccggaGCCTCCCTTCGCCGCCGCCGACGCCTCCTGCTTCCCGCGTGACGGGGACGATCCGGCCGTCCCCGCCGGCCACCGCGGCGGcgtcccggcgctgcccggcccctcgGGCGCCCTGCCGGACGGCACCGCGGCGGCCACGGGCGACGGCGAGGCGGCcacggccccggcgctgcccgaggGCCCGGGCCCGGACCCGGAcccggcgccggcgcggccggcGTCACCCTCGCTCTACATgctgcggctgccgccgccggccggcgcCTACATCCAGAGCGAGCACAGCTACCAGGTGGGCAGCGCGCTGCTGTGGAAGCGGCGCGCCGAGGCGGCGCTCGACGCCCTCGACAAGGCGCAGCGGCAGCTGCAGGCCTGCAAGCGCCGCGAgcagcggctgcggctgcgggtGGGCGAGCTGCAGCGGGAGCGCCGggcgcccgccgagccccgccgcccgcccaaGGGGCCCCCGCGCGGCCTCCCGCTCCAGCTGCTCCGCGACGGCCAGTGA
- the THAP7 gene encoding THAP domain-containing protein 7 isoform X2, producing the protein MGAPRLPKKDNPRRAMWLENSRRRDPSGQGRWDPASKYIYFCSKHFEKSCFEIVGFSGYHRLKEGAVPTVFESATPKPPRAAKPKPPAPPSDPPKPLRASRRWRRDPAPPPPEPPFAAADASCFPRDGDDPAVPAGHRGGVPALPGPSGALPDGTAAATGDGEAATAPALPEGPGPDPDPAPARPASPSLYMLRLPPPAGAYIQSEHSYQVGSALLWKRRAEAALDALDKAQRQLQACKRREQRLRLRVGELQRERRAPAEPRRPPKGPPRGLPLQLLRDGQ; encoded by the exons aTGGGAGCGCCGAG gCTGCCCAAGAAGGACAACCCGCGGCGCGCCATGTGGCTGGAGAACAGCCGCCGGCGGGACCCCAGCGGGCAGGGCCGCTGGGACCCCGCCTCCAAGTACATCTACTTCTGCTCCAAGCACTTCGAGAAGAGCTGCTTTGAGATAGTCGGCTTCAG CGGGTACCACCGCCTCAAGGAAGGCGCCGTTCCCACCGTCTTCGAGTCGgccacccccaaacccccccgggcCGCCAAGCCGAagccccccgcaccccccagcgacccccccaagcccctccgggccagcaggaggtggag ACGGgacccggcccctccgccgccggaGCCTCCCTTCGCCGCCGCCGACGCCTCCTGCTTCCCGCGTGACGGGGACGATCCGGCCGTCCCCGCCGGCCACCGCGGCGGcgtcccggcgctgcccggcccctcgGGCGCCCTGCCGGACGGCACCGCGGCGGCCACGGGCGACGGCGAGGCGGCcacggccccggcgctgcccgaggGCCCGGGCCCGGACCCGGAcccggcgccggcgcggccggcGTCACCCTCGCTCTACATgctgcggctgccgccgccggccggcgcCTACATCCAGAGCGAGCACAGCTACCAGGTGGGCAGCGCGCTGCTGTGGAAGCGGCGCGCCGAGGCGGCGCTCGACGCCCTCGACAAGGCGCAGCGGCAGCTGCAGGCCTGCAAGCGCCGCGAgcagcggctgcggctgcgggtGGGCGAGCTGCAGCGGGAGCGCCGggcgcccgccgagccccgccgcccgcccaaGGGGCCCCCGCGCGGCCTCCCGCTCCAGCTGCTCCGCGACGGCCAGTGA
- the LOC112984188 gene encoding zinc finger protein 696-like gives MEQAEEPPGTLSGSGSSHEVDIIESLATSLPPPPPSPPPSPGLGWPWGAAAGARKPYKCTECGKAFGQSSHLMRHRGTHTGEKPYKCGACAKSFAQRSNLLQHQRAHTGEKPYACGACGKRFGWSSNLSQHRRLHAGLKPFQCGQCGKRFGESARLLEHQRTHTGEKPYRCPDCAKTFGRGSHLARHRRLHAAERGAGQSAALVLRRGTRGL, from the exons ATGGAGCAGGCGGAGGAACCGCCCGGCACCCTCTCAG GGAGCGGGAGCAGCCACGAGGTGGACATCATCGAGAGCCTGGCGACGTCCCTGCCGCCACCACCGCCGTCCCCGCCACCGTCTCCCGGCCTGGGCTGGccctggggggcggcggcgggcgcccgcaAGCCCTACAAGTGCACCGAGTGCGGCAAGGCCTTCGGGCAGAGCTCGCACCTCATGCGGCACCGGGGCACCCACACGGGCGAGAAGCCCTACAAGTGCGGCGCCTGCGCCAAGAGCTTCGCCCAGCGCTCcaacctgctgcagcaccagcGGGCCCACACCGGCGAGAAGCCCTACGCGTGCGGCGCCTGCGGCAAGCGCTTCGGCTGGAGCTCCAACCTCAGCCAGCACCGGCGTCTCCACGCCGGCCTCAAGCCCTTCCAGTGCGGCCAGTGCGGCAAGCGCTTCGGCGAGAGCGCCCGCCTGCTCGAGCACCAGCGCACCCACACCGGCGAGAAGCCCTACCGCTGCCCCGACTGCGCCAAGACCTTCGGCCGCGGCTCCCACCTcgcccgccaccgccgcctccaCGCCGCCGAGCGGGGCGCCGGCCAGAGCGCGGCCCTGGTGCTGCGCCGCGGCACCCGTGGGCTCTGA
- the ZBTB45 gene encoding zinc finger and BTB domain-containing protein 45 isoform X1 encodes MISAHFRSGPSEHGGGFSMAASPGSDAISAAAAGSAPSRCFRAAGAGGGGSGGDREVSAELAAVPAGVPAAHRRPCSLPASPGPAMAEAVHYIHLQNFSKSLLETLNGQRLGGHFCDVTVRIREATLRAHRCVLAAGSPFFHDKLLLGHSAIEVPPVVPSGAVRQLVEFMYSGCLVVAQSEALQILTAASILQIKTVIDECTQIISQGRGPKALPAARPPAPPAEAPAEAEVPGGAQARDKLRELLAAAQRDADGRFGPPEPAPSCHSRKQRQPLRLQLPVKEEEEGSGGGEEGFAPAPFAAATEEPPFFGAPEVFAEAFLPPWPAEDGAKFGPDCSLEAAGRALAFGKAPAGAEAFAFAPVQPPPPFYEAGAEAGLSPGAPAAPAAPRPGPSRCPELSYQCGHCQKTFSSRKNYTKHMFIHSGEKPHQCSICWRSFSLRDYLLKHMVTHTGVRAFQCGVCCKRFTQKSSLNVHMRTHRPERFQCRLCTKGFSHRTLLERHAAASHPAPPPPPPADAWQPEPPPPPPPAEAGLAAWQGAEAGPA; translated from the exons ATGATCTCAGCTCACTTCCGCTCCGGCCCCTCTGAGCACGGGGGAGGCTTCTCTATGGCAGCCTCCCCCGGAAGTGACGCGAtcagcgcggcggccgccggaaGTGCTCCCTCGAGGTGCTTCCGGGCGgctggggctggcggcggcggttCCGGAGGGGACCGGGAG GTGTCTGCAGAGCTCGCTGCCGTCCCCGCCGGCGTCCCCGCTGCCCACCGGCGTCCCTGCTCCCTGCCGGCGTCCCCTGGCCCGGCCATGGCGGAGGCGGTGCACTACATCCACCTGCAGAACTTCAGCAAGTCGCTGCTGGAGACCCTCAACGGGCAGCGCCTGGGCGGCCACTTCTGCGACGTGACGGTGCGCATCCGGGAGGCCACGCTGCGGGCCCACCGCTGCGTGCTGGCCGCCGGCAGCCCCTTCTTCCATGACAAGCTGCTGCTGGGCCACTCGGCCATCGAGGTGCCGCCCGTGGTGCCCAGCGGCGCCGTGCGCCAGCTCGTCGAGTTCATGTACAGCGGCTGCCTCGTGGTGGCCCAGTCCGAGGCGCTGCAGATCCTCACCGCCGCCTCCATCCTCCAGATCAAGACGGTCATCGACGAGTGCACCCAGATCATCTCGCAGGGCCGCGGCCCCaaggcgctgcccgccgcccgcccgcccgcgccgcccgccgaggCCCCGGCGGAGGCCGAggtgcccgggggggcccaggcgcgCGACAagctgcgggagctgctggcggcggcgcagCGCGATGCCGACGGGCGCTTCGGGCCGCCCGAGCCGGCGCCCAGCTGCCACAGCCGCAAGCAGCGCCAGCCGCTGCGGCTCCAGCTGCCCgtcaaggaggaggaggagggcagcggcggcggcgaggaagGCTTCGCCCCGGCGCCCTTCGCCGCCGCCACCGAGGAGCCGCCGTTCTTCGGGGCGCCCGAGGTCTTCGCTGAGGCCTTCCTGCCGCCCTGGCCCGCCGAGGACGGGGCCAAGTTCGGGCCCGACTGCAGCCTggaggcggcgggccgggcgTTGGCCTTCGGGAAGGCGCCGGCGGGCGCCGAGGCCTTCGCCTTCGCCCCggtgcagccgccgccgccgttctacgaggccggggccgaggcggggctgagccccggagcccccgcggcccctgctgccccccggcccggcccctcgcgCTGCCCCGAGCTCTCCTACCAGTGCGGCCACTGCCAGAAGACCTTCAGCTCCCGCAAGAACTACACCAAGCACATGTTCATCCACTCCG GCGAGAAGCCCCACCAGTGCTCGATCTGCTGGCGCTCCTTCTCGCTGCGCGACTACCTGCTGAAGCACATGGTGACGCACACGGGCGTGCGCGCCTTCCAGTGTGGCGTCTGCTGCAAGCGCTTCACCCAGAAGAGCTCCCTCAACGTCCACATGCGCACCCACCGCCCCGAGCGCTTCCAGTGCCGCCTCTGCACCAAGGGCTTCTCCCACCGCACCCTCCTGGAGCGCCACGCCGCCGCCAGccaccccgcgccgcccccgccgccgcccgccgatGCCTGGcagcccgagccgccgccgcccccgccgcccgccgaggcCGGCCTGGCTGCGTGGCAGGGTGCCGAAGCCGGCCCGGCGTGA
- the TRIM28 gene encoding LOW QUALITY PROTEIN: transcription intermediary factor 1-beta (The sequence of the model RefSeq protein was modified relative to this genomic sequence to represent the inferred CDS: inserted 2 bases in 1 codon), which yields MSGPAAEAGGAGEARSDALDLLERCGVCRERLRAEREPRLLPCLHSVCRPCLRAEPGPAAPPPSAAKEGPVVDCPICKHQCYLKDIVENYFLRDSRAEAANDSKDSNQCCTSCEDNAPATSYCVECSEPLCETCVEAHQRVKYTKDHTVRATGGSKAKEGERAVYCAVHKHEPLVLFCDTCDTLTCRDCQLNAHKDHQYQFLEDAVRNQRKMLATLVKRLGDKHASLQRSTKEVRSSIRQVTDVQKRVQVDVKMAILQIMKELNKRGKVLVSDAQKVTEGQQEKLERQHWAMTKLQRHQEHILRFASWALESDNSTALLLSKKLIYFQLHRALKMIVDPVEPQGDMKFQWDLNAWTKSAESFGTIISERSCPPPPLTPQPPSPGASQAPLQATVVSKGQYAPGPLLQPPAGPWRGSEEAPGAPSAPPAAGDRPETPPLPQLTRSAEGPDCPHPAPPQPAESPGDAAAGAELGDAPPEAAVAGVKRRKRLNPPQEEEEFVKELLIKRSRPPEGRVNALLRKVPRVSLERLDLDLSGAAQPPVFRVFPGTSAEDFNLIVIERGAQPRPPGPPAVKASAXCGGRLPAGPSPRPPPLTPLSCPQEEEQEAAIGDGQDTKPVGLVPEHPGVLGPSGTSLGMGVAPGPGVACCRVCRQAGAVVMCDRCEHCYHLDCHLPALQEVPSPEWRCLLCQEPPAPHEDLASSFPGPEEGAPHKLCPLDQRKCERVLLELLCHEPCRPLHRLSSSPEGHDAIDLTLIRAKLQEKLSPPYGCPEEFARDVWRMIRQFNKLTEDKADVQSILGLQRFFEGRLNAAFGDRKFSSALLEPVIPLDEAEGTPASPAGPLGP from the exons atgtcggggccggcggccgaggcgggcggcgccggcgagGCGCGCTCGGACGCTCTGGACCTGCTGGAGCGCTGCGGCGTGTGCCGGGAGCGGCTGCGGGCCGAGCGGGAGCCGCGCCTGCTGCCCTGCCTCCACTCGGTCTGCCGGCCCTGCCtgcgggccgagccgggccccgccgccccgccgccctccgccgccaAGGAGGGGCCAG TGGTCGACTGCCCCATCTGCAAGCACCAGTGTTACTTGAAGGACATCGTGGAGAACTACTTCTTGAGGGACAGCAGGGCTGAGGCGGCCAACGACAGCAAGGATTCGAACCAG TGCTGCACCAGCTGCGAGGACAACGCGCCGGCCACCAGCTACTGCGTGGAGTGCTCGGAGCCGCTGTGCGAGACGTGCGTGGAGGCCCACCAGCGCGTCAAGTACACCAAGGACCACACGGTCCGAGCCACAG GTGGCTCCAAGGCGAAGGAGGGCGAACGTGCCGTCTACTGCGCCGTGCACAAGCACGAGCCGCTGGTGCTCTTCTGCGACACGTGCGACACGCTCACCTGCCGCGACTGCCAGCTCAACGCGCACAAGGACCACCA GTACCAGTTCCTGGAGGACGCGGTGAGGAACCAGCGCAAGATGCTGGCGACGCTGGTGAAGCGCCTGGGCGACAAACACGCCAGCCTGCAGCGCTCCACCAAGGAAGTGCGCAGCTC CATCCGCCAGGTGACGGACGTGCAGAAGCGGGTGCAGGTGGACGTCAAGATGGCCATCCTGCAGATCATGAAGGAGCTGAACAAGCGGGGCAAGGTGCTGGTGAGCGACGCCCAG AAGGTGACGGAGGGGCAGCAGGAGAAGCTGGAGCGGCAGCACTGGGCCATGACCAAGCTGCAGCGGCACCAGGAGCACATCCTCCGCTTCGCCTCCTGGGCCCTGGAGAGCGACAACAGCACCGCTCTGCTGCTCTCCAAGAAGCTG ATCTACTTCCAGCTCCACCGCGCCCTCAAGATGATCGTGGACCCCGTGGAGCCGCAGGGCGACATGAAGTTCCAGTGGGACCTCAACGCCTGGACCAAGAGCGCCGAGAGCTTCG GGACCATCATTTCGGAGCGGAGCTGCCCCCCGCCACCCCTCACCCCGCAGCCACCCAGCCCGGGCGCCTCGCAG gCTCCCTTGCAAGCCACGGTGGTGAGCAAAGGGCAGTAcgcccccggccccctcctgcagcccccggcGGGACCCTGGCGCGGCAGTGAGGAGGCCCCGggggcccccagcgcccccccggccgcgggggacAGGCCAGAGACGCCCCCGCTGCCTCAGTTAACCCGGAGCGCTGAGGGGCCGGACTGCCCCCATCCCGCCCCCCCGCAGCCTGCCGAGAGTCCCGGGGACGCGGCTGCTGGCGCTGAGCTGG GTGACGCCCCCCCCGAAGCTGCCGTGGCCGGAGTGAAGAG GAGAAAACGCCTTAATCCtccccaggaggaggaggagttcgTTAAGGAGCTGCTGATCAAGCG GAGCCGCCCCCCCGAGGGCCGGGTGAACGCTCTGCTGCGCAAGGTGCCGCGGGTGAGCCTGGAGCGCCTGGACCTGGACCTCTcgggggccgcgcagccccccgtcTTCCGCGTCTTCCCCGGCACCTCGGCCGAGGACTTCAACCTCATCGTCATCGAGAGGGGGGCGCAGCCGAGGCCCCCCGGGCCTCCCGCCGTCAAGGCAAGCGC CTgcggcggccgcctccccgccggcccgtccccgcgtcccccccctcTGACCCCGCTCTCCTGcccgcaggaggaggagcaggaggcggccaTTGGCGACGGCCAGGACACCAAGCCGGTGGGACTGGTGCCcgagcaccccggggtgctggggcccTCCGGGACCTCCCTGGGGATGGGGGTCGCCCCGGGCCCGGGGGTGGCCTGCTGCCGCGTGTGTCGCCAGGCCGGCGCCGTGGTGATGTGCGACCGCTGCGAGCACTGCTACCACCTCGACTGCCACCTCCCCGCCCTCCAGGAGGTCCCCAG CCCCGAGTGGAGGTGTCTGCTGTGCCAGGAGCCGCCGGCCCCCCACGAGGACCTCGCCAGCAGCTTCCCCGGCCCTGAGGAGGGGGCACCCCACAAGCTCTGTCCCCTGGACCAGCGG AAGTGCGAGCgtgtgctgctggagctgctctgccacGAGCCCTGCCGGCCCCTGCACCGGCTCTCCAGCTCCCCG GAGGGCCACGACGCCATCGACCTCACCCTCATCCGGGCCAAGCTGCAGGAGAAGCTGTCACCTCCCTACGGCTGCCCCGAGGAGTTCGCCCGTGACGTCTGGAGGATGATCCGCCAGTTCAACAAGCTCACGGAG